The following nucleotide sequence is from Paenibacillus odorifer.
ATAACTGCTGCCAAACACCCTACTAATATAATCCTGTAAGTCAGTCTTATCGAGATGACAAGTAACGTCCATTAACAACACTCCATTTATTAGGTTTTGCCGGCTTCACAATAGTAAATAAAATCCAGCCGAAAGTATAGACTTATTCTTTCTGATCAATTATGATGTTGAATAAGGTCTTGAAAAAAACAAGCATACAAAAAGCCGTTGGAATCAATTTCAACGGCTTTTTTTTATGAAATATCTAAACAAATATAGAGGAGTACTTTCACAACATGTTCAAACGACTAACTGCACTATTTTCGATTCCCTCTTATGGCTTACTCTTTTTATGTATGTTACTGCAGGGGATGGGGATTTCACTCAGCGCACCCTTTTTATCCATTTATTTTACGGAACAGCTTGGAGTATCTGTCGGGCTGTTTGGTGTTTTTCTGGCCACCACGTTAATTGCCGGAATATGGATCAGTACACTAATCGGGAGACGCTCTGACCTTGGCTTAAATCGAAGAAACATTTACCTTGTCTCCACGCTCTGTAATGCCCTTGCTTATAGCGGATACTTGCTCATTGGGGATTTTACGATCTTATTCATTTACATGATTGTGTTCACCGCACTCGGTGCACCAGGGATGCCTCAATTGTTCGCCATAGCTAGAGAAGCAGTGAATAAGAGCGATTTTACAGATACTGCGTTTGCAAATTCTACCTTGCGTTCTGCTTTCTCTCTCGGCTTTATTACAGGTCCTTTAATCGGTACTCTGCTAATTGCTGCTGTTGGGTTTAAGGGGATTTTCTCGGGCACCATCGGAGTATTCCTGCTGGTTGCCTTACTTATTTCACTATTCCTGAAATCAAATACAGAAGTGAAAAGCAGTACTGCAGAAGTAAAAGTAAAAAGTTTCCGGTTGGGTCAGAACCGTAATGTTCTGCTTCCTTTTCTGATTATGATACTCATGTATGTAGCCCACTGGACGAGTAGCATCAATACTGCCCTCTTTATCACCAACAATCTAGGGGGAACAACAAGCGATGTCGGTTTAGTCAGCAGTATTTGTGCTGCGCTGGAAATTCCTTTTATGATCATGCTGGGACTACTTAGTGCGAAATACAGTAACCGCATCCTGATGATGTGCGGAGCCATTTTCGGAGGAGCTTATTATCTCGTTGTCATTACTTCAGGCGCGATGTGGCAAATGCTTGCAGCCCAAATTTTGCTTGCCTTTTTTGTTGCCGTTATTTCAGCGATTGGCATTAGCTACATTCAGGATCTGCTTCCAAACATGCCTGGGTATGCATCCACGCTCTACTCTAACTCATCCACGATTGGCAGACTGATTGGCAGTCTTGTTGGCGGGTTATTAGCTAGTGTTGTTGGGTACCGGTATTCATTTGTGCTCTGTTTCATACTCGTCATTATTTCTACAATCATGCTTGCGGTAAGCGGACGTTACTCTGTAGATGATCCACAAAAACTAGCGATTTAATCTAGCGGTTTAATCCGCTTTTTCGGGCTTTATTCAGCCCTTGAAACTTCTCCATATCTTCTCGCGACTAACTAACATATCCTCAAAAAAAAGGTAGGGGTTAGATGTTAAAAACTATTGCAAGAATGGTCATGTTGATGTCTTTAATCTTTCTGGCAGCATGTGCAGGGGACGTTAAACCAATCGAGGAGCCGAGCACAGGAGCAAATACGCCAACCCAAAGTCCAGCGATTAGTACGCAGAAGCCGCAAAACACAGAACCTAAGCAGCCAAATGAAGCCAGCTTTAAAGCAGAATTGTCGATAAATCTGAAATCATATTCAGATCAATTGACAGAAAATGATCTTCCCGCACTTGAAGTGCTGGAAAAAAACCTAACTGCTTTGGTTGAGCATGACCACACACTTTATCAATCCGGGTTCGTAAACAAAAAACTAGCAGAGGCTATGGAGCCTTATTATAACGAACAATATCAGTACAAATTCACAGACATTGAAAGCATCGATTCCATGTTACCCAACGAACATCAGGTGAATATAACGGTAATCGGACAACGCTTGGATATGGCCGCAGAGACCGTTGAAAATGTAAAAATGCTATACGCTATTCGGCCAAACGATCAAGGGGAATGGGTCATTTATATTATTGATTGATTGACTGACTGACTAGCTTATGAAAAATCGTCGTCCGATTCCTGACAGGGAATTTGAACGGCGATTTTTTTGTGAAAAAAACCAATTTCTCACCTTGCTAGCTCAGTTACACATTAATCGTTCGGAAGAGCACCGTGAAATGCCTTCCCATTATGCGAAGGATACCCTGCTACTAGCTACAGACAGCAAAAGTAATCTTCATCCTTTGCGAGATGCGGAGAATGGAATCATGTTTGTGGTAACCTTCTAGCTACCTACCCGATCTAATATTTAAGTAACGTTACGAACATCCTAAGACTTCTAGTCAAGAAAGCAGGTAAATCTTTGCATATAGATCCTATTGTCGTCAAAGCCAAAGCTGGGGACCCTGAAGCATTCGTGAAGTTGATGCAGGAGATAGAGTTACCTTTATACAGAACTGCAAGGTCCATCGTCAACAAAGAAGAAGATTGTGCAGATGCCCTGCAGGAGACGATGCTAAAAGCCTTTAAGAACATCCATACACTCAGAGAGCCCGCATTTTTCAAAACGTGGATCTTCCGGATTCTGATTAATGAATGCAATAAAATGCTCAAAAACAACGCAAGAACCCTCCCTTATGGAGAACTTCCCGAAGTCCCTTCCACTTCCAAGGATTATGAGAAAATCGAATTATGGGATGCCGTTCAACATCTTGAGGAGAACCTCCGGATTGTCATTCACCTTCATTACCTACAGGACATGCCGATCAATCAAATTTCCGACATTCTCGAAATTTCTACGGTAGCCGTGAAGACCCGGCTGCATCGCGCCCGCAAAAAGCTAAAGCATTCATCTCAATTCAATCAAGAAATGAGGTTGCGACATGGTAAACACTAAGTTAGAAAAACAATTAAAGAACTGCCAAAGCTTACTTCCCGATCAGTTATCGGATATTGCCCGCTCCAAGCTGAATGAGACTTACCAAATCATCAGGGAGACCGATAATTCTATTTCCCCCATTCAGAGAAAGATAGATGTATCAAGAACTTTTAATAAATGGTGGGTTTCCACTGCAGCCGCTGCAATCCTGGGAGTTACACTCCTTGCTTCCGGCTTTGTATCGCCCGCAATAGCTGATGCACTCAAGCAAATTCCGGTTCTGGGACAAATCTATTCATTATGGGGCGAAAAAAACTTAGATCCCGGTGTTCAACAAGCCGAGGATTTCATCACAAACGTAAACCAAAGCGTGACCCATGGCGATGTGACGATGAATATCCCAACATTGTTATTTGACGGAACCCGAATTCTTATGAACCTAACCACTCCTGGAAACCGTCTGGCTTCGGAGCCCAATTCGCCGCCTTCCGATGCCAATAAAGGGGCGGTGGATAAGTTTGAGGTTCTCTATAAAGGCCAACCTCTGCTCTGGAGTTACGAACACATGGATGGTGAGACTGCTTCCAGCATAATGGTTCAGGTTTTGAACACTTATTATGAGCCGAGCACAACAACACAGACTGTCCAGTTCCCTGATCAGTTTGACTTGACTGTAAATATAACGTTAAAGGGTTACGATGTCCCGTTCGAATTCGTTCTGCCTGTTACCACATCAACGCCTGTTACCGCCCTAACTTCAGAGGAGACCAAGCATCACGATAACATTAACTTGCAGATCAGTAAGGTAGAAATCACCCCAATCACAACGCAGGTATCCATTGAGTACAAAACCAAACCGGGCCAGAGCGTAGAAGAAATGCTCGCTTCTATCCCTTCGAAATATAAGGGTGCTAACGGGGGCGTCATCGCTCTTCAATTTGACATTGTGGATGAACGTGGCGTTCAACTGAAGCCTGTCGGTGCTCACCCCGTAAGCGAATCTTATAATGTTCATTTTGAACCCTTCAAGACTATACCGAGTACCGTAACCATCAAACCGTACTTAGTCGTTTCCGAAGGTCAAGCCCCAGCTGGGACTAAAGGACTGTGGGAAGACAACAATATGGTCAAGGAATATATCCCTGAGCTGGAGACTGTACTTTCGGTCCAATAGTTCATTTGTAAAAGGGACCTTATTTTCTAGGATGAAAAGGGTATGCAAAACTACAAAAGACGAAGCCATAATAGGCTTCGTCTTTTATTTAGATGACTTCAGGTAGGTTCAATCCAATAAGGTTATTTTGATGAAGCCAGCTTCGATAATTTGTCGGCAATATCTTCAGCTTGTAACAAGGAGGAGTATGAATCTGCTGCAAAATATTTTTCCATATCAATCTCAATAATTCGATTGTTTTTGACCGCATCCAACATCTTCCATGTTTTGTCAAATAATAGGTGACTTGTCGAACACATTTGAATGGATCAAATCTGATGCCCCCGGAGAGTCTCCAACCAAGTCGATATAGCCAAGCCACCTCAGCTCTTATCTGCGGGATTTATCCCGTACATTTCACTATTCCAGCCACCTCAGCTCTTTTCTACGGGATTTATACCGTACATTCCAGCATCTCAACCACCTCAACTCATTTGTACGGGATTTATCCCGTACATTTCACTATTCCAGCTACCTCAGCTCTTTTCTACGGGATTTATACCGTACATTTCACTATTCCAGCCACCTCAGCTCTTTTCTACGGGATTTATACCGTACATTCCAGCATCTCAGCCACCTCAACTCATTTGTACGGGATTTATACCGTAAATTTCACTATTCCAGCTACCTCAGCTCTTTTCTACGGGATTTATACCGTACATTCCAGCATCTCAGCCACCTCAACTCATTTGTACGGGATTTATCCCGTACATTTCACTATTCCAGCCACCTCAGCTCTTTTCTACGGGATTTATACCGTACATTCCAGCATCTCAACCACCTCAACTCATTTGTACGGGATTTATACCGTACATTCTACCGTTCCAGCCACCTCAGCTCTTTTCTACGGGATTTATACCGTACATTCTACCGTTCCAGCCACCTCAGCTCTTTTCTACGGGATTTATACCGTACATTTCACCGTTCCAGCTACCTCAGCTCTTTTCTACGGGATTTATACCGTACATTTTGGACCTCTGTCAAGAAAGTGGACAGTTACGCAACAGACATTCTAGTCAATTGCTCAGCAAAACGAACTGGAGAAAGATACCCCAGCGCGCCATGCATTCGCTTGCGGTTATAATAAAACTCAATATATTGAAAAAGTGTCTGGTAGGCTTGCTCCTTAGTTTTGAATCGTGGATTACAATAAATGAGCTCCTTTTTCAAAATGCTGTGCCACGACTCGATACAGGCGTTATCATAACAGTTACCTCTGCGGCTCATGCTGGACTCCATGCCATACGCTTTCAACTGCTTCGTATATTCATGAGAAGTATATTGAGAACCTCTATCGGAGTGATGTAATAGACCCTTTTCCGGTTGTTTAGCTTCGTAAGCATCTTGTAAGGCGCCCGAAATTAAGCTAGTTTCCATATGGTCCTCCAAGCGCCACCCCACGATTTCACGCGTGCAAAGGTCCATCACACTAGCCAGGTACAAGCGCCCTCCCCGGCAAGGAATGTACGTAATGTCGGTAACCCATACTGAATTGGGTTTGAGTATTTTAAATTGCTGGTTCAGCGTATTCGGGGCAATCGGATGGTCATGATTGGAGTCGGTGGTCTGTACGCGATACGTTTTGGAGACAATGGAGCGAAGCTTCATATGTCGCATGTACACACTCACCGTGCGTTCGGTAACGGTATAACCTTCTTGATGCAACAGGCGGGTGATCTTCGGACTCCCATACCGCTTTTGATGGTCTGCAAAATGATACTGAATTCGCTTCATTATCGCAGCCTTACGAAGCATATGCGTACTGGTTTTTTCTGTCCGCCACTTGTAGTACCCGCTCCGTGACACATGTAGGGTCATGCACATCTTCTCCAAGAGAAACTCGGAGCGATGTTTTTCAATAAACTGGAATCTCAGTTCCTTGGTTTGCTGAAGATGTGCACTGCTTTTTTTACGATCGCTAATTCCTCTTCCACATCGGCAATCTTGTTATCTTTTTCTTGAAGTTGACGTTTCATTTCTTTCAACTGTGCCTCGAGTTCCCGTACTCGATCCAAGCTAGCTGCCGGTTCATTTTTTAGTTCTCGATACTGGCTCATCCATTGATGCAGGGTACTTTTTGGGATGTTGAGCTCTTCCGCCAAGTCGCCCACTGTCTTTGTTTGCTCTTGAATGAACTGCACTGTCTGTTTTTTAAATTCTTCGTTGTACCGTTGTCGATGTTCTCCCATGTGAACACACCTCCGTGGACTCATTATCGCCAGTCTGTTAACTACTGTCCACTTTTTATTCTAGCTTCATTTCACCGTCCCAGCCACTTCAGCTCTTTTCTACGGGATTTATACCGTACATTTCACTATTCCAGCCACCTCAGCTCTTTTCTACGGGATTTATACCGTACATTTCACCGTCCCAGCTACCTCAGCTCTTTTCTACGGGATTTATACCGTACATTCCACCGTCTCAGCTACTTCAGCTCTTATCTGCGGGATTTATCCCATACATTTCACCGTCTCAGCTACCTCAGCTCTTTTCTACGGGATTTATACCGTACATTCCAGCATCTTAGCTACTCATACAAAAAAATGGTGAAGCGCACGCTACTCCAGTTTTCGTTGCTCTATATAATAAATCGGCCTCTTAAATGAGAGTCCATTCCCATAGATAACCTACGCAAATTATCTATACTGGCAAGGTTTAGGGCCATCCTTTTACAGAATGGCCCTCTCATTGATTATGTTGCAATTTTGCTTACTTTAGTATTCTTTTTTAATTACAAAAAACGAACCCCGAATTGTTCCAGCTAGTTTGGACTTCTGCCTTGCAAACTTAAACTTCTCTTCTAGCTCCTTTGGGATCTCCATCCCCTCAGAAAGCTTAAAACCAACGGCTCGCTTCTTAGGGTCATCCACCGTATACATAACGTTGACCGCAAGGCCATCCTCATAAAAGACATAAGCAAATTTAATATTTTCCACTTGAAAACGCGACGTTTCTAAAGGCTTGGCCGCAAACTCAATATCACGTTCTTCTTTTAAAATTCGGTTCACATAATCAAGGGTCTCCTGACTTTCGCTGGCTTGTACAGCCGTAAATTCATGCTTGTATTTATTCATAAAATAACGGGCCTCATTAGCACGCAGACCAGCAAGCGCATCTACTACTGGTGAAGATTCTAAACCAACCGTAGACACATTTTTAAAATCAACGATATAGGACATTTCCATCTCTCCTTTTCTCTCATTATTCCCAAAAAAACTTATCGTTACTTAGGATACAGTTCGCGTGCTGTCTGTAACGGCAAGTTTCTGTGTTAACTGCTGTGCTCTTTTTCTACTAAAGTGACCATCTCACGCTTCCACTTTTCTCGCTCCTGTGGCGGTATCGGCTCCCCTTTGTCATACAGAAATCTAATCATATAGAACCCATCCTTCGTAAGCAGGCTGGTAACAAGTTCATGCTCTAATACATTATTGTTCATCAACTGCGTCTCCACTACAGAGCTATTATCAGTCTGATGCAGTACTTGAGCGGTCAACAAGGTCTCTTGGGAGATATAATCCGCTGTATGCTTCTCTACAGAAGATGCCTCTATCTTATCAAAATAATTAATCGTGAACGTATGCGAAGGTTCGTACCGATGGTATTCTCCTAGCGGATAATATCCGATAAATTGACTGTTACTGTAGACATGGAATGTTGCAGGTACATAGCTATTAAGCTGAAAATACGGGATGAATCGCACAATACCTGAATTGATCTCTTCTCCAGGAGGAATGACCGCATCCACACCACTAAGGAAATCACCCTTCTTATCTACAAAAATCGTGCTATAAGGGCTGTACCTCGTAATCCAAATTGAACCATTCTCCTTCACAGCCTCAACGTAATAACTGATAATTTGATTTCTTTTTTCCTCACGTTCATCGGCGGGGTTGATACAGGTATGAATATGCTTCCGAGTGTATGTAAAGACTGCTTTAGTAGCATCCATTGACAGCAATTCAAATTCGAGAATTTCAGATTTTATATTATAGATTTGAAATGTCATCATTAATTGAAAGTGATTTAAAAAGGACATTCCCCTCTTATCTGGATGAAATCTTTTGCTCAAACCTTCTTCATCCTTATCCATATAAGCCTGCTCCAAGCCTTCAACCAGGGCCTGCAGTTCCTCTTTTGTGATGCCTTTATTTTTCTTAAAGAAAAACATGTCTTCTCTCCCCTCATCATCAGTCTACTTCCAATTACTTACTCCTATTTATTATACGGGCACACCTGTGTACTTTTCTAGGAATGGTTTCTTTGAGTAGGTATACCTTACAGTCATCCCTACATTTTAAAATGTTCACGAACTAACCTAAATTGTTCTTCTACGCTCATATTTAGTGTTCTTTCTATGGTTTTGATGCCCAGCTTAGTGCAAGCGCTCTTTATTTCATTGGAGAACTTAATCATAGATTTATTACTGTGTTTAATTGTTTCTTCTGGATTTAACGTATAAGCGTTAATGCAGTCCAGAATCATCTTATGGTCTTCTCTAAAGTAATATAATCTCTCTATCTCCGCATCGGACGTATAAAAACATATCATTCTCTTTTCCGGGATAAACGGTATCTCTTCGACCACTTGAAATAACCATTGGCAATGTTCATCTACAGGTTTATTAAACCACTTATTCCAATCTAAACTAGGATTAGGGAATTGAAGGGCAGGATATTCCATAGGGCTAGAGAATGGTCTATATTTTAAGAGATCATCCCCTAATGTTTGAAAACCTAATTCCTCTACAAACTTCTTGGTCATAGTAGTCTTTCCAGCACAAGGTCCACCATTTAGCCAATATACATGTTTTAATTGTTCTTTCAAATAATTATTATTTATCTTCATCCAACACACCCCGTTTATATTTAAAAAGCTTACTCTGACACGTTGGTTGTGAGGGGTTGGCGGATTCTTATCTTTCTAGACAAAAAAGCCTTCCCCACCCTAAAGGGTGAAGAAAGCTTAAATGTGTATCCCCAAATTATGGGCAGCTATATTAGGTTTTCGTACCCGAGGGTGCCTTAGCCAACTGCTCCTCCAGCCACCTTATCGCCTCAGCCTCTCCGGAGAAAGCACCTCCGGGGCAGCCGTAGGTTCTTTTAGTGGACAACGCTGTAACTGGCTTGTAGACAGCAAGCAACTTAGCATTCTGCATTACGACCGCGATGCCTGAACAATATTGGGCGATTTCCCGCTTGTTCATCTTGCACCAGTTCATATACAGCTGTGTGACCGCACGCTCTGGACGTGTGTTTTTCTCTGCGGAATGCACCATCAGCAGGCCGAAGGCAGATCGGCGCGCGAGCAGCTCTTCCCAATAAGCGATATATTCTTCTACTGTCTCCTGATCAAACGCCTCCCCCAAACTAAGGCTTATGATCGGCCAAGTGGATTCATCCTTTGTTATAGGCATACGTTTCCCTCCTAAAATGTGCTGAGCATTGCCTAAGATGTGATGCGGAATCCAACGGACTGCTGTTGCAGCTTCCAGAGCCGGTCGTACAATCCGCCGCGCAGCAGTAAGGCATCATGTCGTCCCTGCTCTACCAGCTGACCGTCTTCCAGTACGATAATGTTGTCCGCACCGCGTATGGTTTTCAGCCGGTGAGCGATAACAATGACGGTCCTGCCCGTAATCAACGCATCAATTCCTTTCTGGATTTCGGCCTCATTCTGCGGGTCAAGCGATGCAGTAGCTTCATCCAACAGCACAATTGGAGCGTTCTTGAGAATCGCACGGGCAATGGAGATCCGCTGCTTCTCCCCTCCGGAGAGCGTGCTTCCGCCTTCGCCTACCGGCGTATCATAACCAAGCGGTAATTTCATGATGAAACCATGGCAGTGAGCCATTTCCGCTGCCTGCTGAATATCCCGCTGCGACGCCCCCGGCCGCCCAAAAGCAATATTGTTCCCAATGGTATCTTGAAACAGGTACACATCCTGAAACACCACCGATACGGATCCTAGCAGATGTTCTGGATCAATCTCCTTGATGTTGCGCCCACCTAGCAGAACACTCCCTTTTTCAGGATCATAGAAACGTGAGATCAGGCGCAGCACTGTACTCTTGCCGCTGCCTGACGGACCCACAATTGCAGTCAGTGAACCTTGCGGCATTTCCAGACTTAAATTTTTGAGAACAGGCTCTCCTCCATAGCTGAAGGTTACATTGTCAAACCTAATGGTGCTGCTTTTAGGAAGAGGACTCGTAGCACCTGTCATTACCGGCTGGCGCAGCAGGTCTACTATACGTTCACCCGCTTGTTCGTTGTAGCGGAATTCGGCATAATTGGCTAGCGCCGTGGTCAATGGATCATAGATTCGTGTGCCGACAATAAGGAATACTGCCAACTGCAAAATACCGAGCTCCCCGCCTAATAATAGATGAACACCTACGTATATCATTAAGGTCAGCCCCGCACGGAGAAGAGCCATAGCGGTTAGAATAACCGGACCGAACATCCCTTCCAGCTTCACACTTTCCTTCATCAAAGTTTTAAAAGAGTTATCCAGACGGACAAATCGTTCTCCTGTCAGATTATAGGCCTTCATCACCCGTATGCCGTTCAAGTATTCTTGCAATCGGTTCGCAGCGTTCAGCTTGGCCTTCATATGATCCGCTCCGAGTCTCCGCCGAAGCTTGCCCGATATATACATGATCAGAAGAGCAACCGGCAGCGCTACGAACATGGAAATCGCCATCCGCCAGTCCAGAAACAGTAAACCAGCAAGTGCAAATATCGGCAGTACAAAAGCCCCCGCAAGCTGTGGCAGCAGATGTGAAATGCCCGTCTCAACGAGCGTGAAATCACCCATCATCATATTGGCTAAATCACCTGGGTCCCGGCGAGTCAGGTAACCCAGCGGAAGCTTCCGCAGATGTTCTGCTAATTCCGCACGTCCCTGTGCAGCAACATTGTATGCCCCGCGGTAAGCGGTACGATAGGCGGGAATCTCACTCAGGAACATCAGCACCATGACGGCGACAAGCCCTGCGCAGATCCACCAAAGGCGTTCTGTCTGAAGTTCTGCGCCCACAGTAATATAAGGAGCAAAAATCAACCGCACCGCCTCAATTACAAGCGCGAACGGAAGCACACTAACTAGATTAGCCAGCAAGGAAAAAAGTACAGGCTTCAGCAACTGCTGCGGTTTGCCGGCAGTAATATTATGCAATACCTTCATAGCTGATCCCCTCCTTTTTCCATATGCCAATCTCCGGCGTCACTGTAGGCATGCCACATTTTGGCGTAAAGCCCGTCCGCCTCAATCAAACCTGCGTGCTCTCCACGTTCCACGATTTCTCCATCCCTCAGCACCAGAATTTGTGCAGCTTCACGTATAGAGGAGAGTCGGTGAGCAATGACAATAACCGTCTTGCCGCGCATAAGCTCCGTAAGTGCTAACTGCATATGAAACTCATTTTCCGGGTCGGCAAAAGCAGTCGCTTCGTCGAGCACGAGCACTGGTGCATTTTTGAGAATAGCCCGAGCTACCGCAATGCGCTGCTCCTCACCACCCGAGAGATAGACACCGCCTTCACCAATTAACGTATCGTATCCCTGCGGCAGCCGAGTAATGAACTCGTCGCATTGTGCCGCTCTGGCTGCAGCCTGGACTTCCTCCAGAGTCGCTCCCGGTTTGCCGACAGCAATATTCTCATACAAAGTGTCATAGAACAGGAAGGTTTCCTGAAATACAAAAGCAACTGTATTCATTAATTCATGGATTGCCATATGGCGAATATCGACTCCACCGATACGG
It contains:
- a CDS encoding sugar efflux transporter; amino-acid sequence: MFKRLTALFSIPSYGLLFLCMLLQGMGISLSAPFLSIYFTEQLGVSVGLFGVFLATTLIAGIWISTLIGRRSDLGLNRRNIYLVSTLCNALAYSGYLLIGDFTILFIYMIVFTALGAPGMPQLFAIAREAVNKSDFTDTAFANSTLRSAFSLGFITGPLIGTLLIAAVGFKGIFSGTIGVFLLVALLISLFLKSNTEVKSSTAEVKVKSFRLGQNRNVLLPFLIMILMYVAHWTSSINTALFITNNLGGTTSDVGLVSSICAALEIPFMIMLGLLSAKYSNRILMMCGAIFGGAYYLVVITSGAMWQMLAAQILLAFFVAVISAIGISYIQDLLPNMPGYASTLYSNSSTIGRLIGSLVGGLLASVVGYRYSFVLCFILVIISTIMLAVSGRYSVDDPQKLAI
- a CDS encoding RNA polymerase sigma factor gives rise to the protein MHIDPIVVKAKAGDPEAFVKLMQEIELPLYRTARSIVNKEEDCADALQETMLKAFKNIHTLREPAFFKTWIFRILINECNKMLKNNARTLPYGELPEVPSTSKDYEKIELWDAVQHLEENLRIVIHLHYLQDMPINQISDILEISTVAVKTRLHRARKKLKHSSQFNQEMRLRHGKH
- a CDS encoding DUF4179 domain-containing protein, whose protein sequence is MVNTKLEKQLKNCQSLLPDQLSDIARSKLNETYQIIRETDNSISPIQRKIDVSRTFNKWWVSTAAAAILGVTLLASGFVSPAIADALKQIPVLGQIYSLWGEKNLDPGVQQAEDFITNVNQSVTHGDVTMNIPTLLFDGTRILMNLTTPGNRLASEPNSPPSDANKGAVDKFEVLYKGQPLLWSYEHMDGETASSIMVQVLNTYYEPSTTTQTVQFPDQFDLTVNITLKGYDVPFEFVLPVTTSTPVTALTSEETKHHDNINLQISKVEITPITTQVSIEYKTKPGQSVEEMLASIPSKYKGANGGVIALQFDIVDERGVQLKPVGAHPVSESYNVHFEPFKTIPSTVTIKPYLVVSEGQAPAGTKGLWEDNNMVKEYIPELETVLSVQ
- a CDS encoding IS3 family transposase translates to MSDRKKSSAHLQQTKELRFQFIEKHRSEFLLEKMCMTLHVSRSGYYKWRTEKTSTHMLRKAAIMKRIQYHFADHQKRYGSPKITRLLHQEGYTVTERTVSVYMRHMKLRSIVSKTYRVQTTDSNHDHPIAPNTLNQQFKILKPNSVWVTDITYIPCRGGRLYLASVMDLCTREIVGWRLEDHMETSLISGALQDAYEAKQPEKGLLHHSDRGSQYTSHEYTKQLKAYGMESSMSRRGNCYDNACIESWHSILKKELIYCNPRFKTKEQAYQTLFQYIEFYYNRKRMHGALGYLSPVRFAEQLTRMSVA
- a CDS encoding transposase, which encodes MGEHRQRYNEEFKKQTVQFIQEQTKTVGDLAEELNIPKSTLHQWMSQYRELKNEPAASLDRVRELEAQLKEMKRQLQEKDNKIADVEEELAIVKKAVHIFSKPRN
- a CDS encoding ABC transporter ATP-binding protein, with product MKVLHNITAGKPQQLLKPVLFSLLANLVSVLPFALVIEAVRLIFAPYITVGAELQTERLWWICAGLVAVMVLMFLSEIPAYRTAYRGAYNVAAQGRAELAEHLRKLPLGYLTRRDPGDLANMMMGDFTLVETGISHLLPQLAGAFVLPIFALAGLLFLDWRMAISMFVALPVALLIMYISGKLRRRLGADHMKAKLNAANRLQEYLNGIRVMKAYNLTGERFVRLDNSFKTLMKESVKLEGMFGPVILTAMALLRAGLTLMIYVGVHLLLGGELGILQLAVFLIVGTRIYDPLTTALANYAEFRYNEQAGERIVDLLRQPVMTGATSPLPKSSTIRFDNVTFSYGGEPVLKNLSLEMPQGSLTAIVGPSGSGKSTVLRLISRFYDPEKGSVLLGGRNIKEIDPEHLLGSVSVVFQDVYLFQDTIGNNIAFGRPGASQRDIQQAAEMAHCHGFIMKLPLGYDTPVGEGGSTLSGGEKQRISIARAILKNAPIVLLDEATASLDPQNEAEIQKGIDALITGRTVIVIAHRLKTIRGADNIIVLEDGQLVEQGRHDALLLRGGLYDRLWKLQQQSVGFRITS